In the Sphingomonas sp. LM7 genome, one interval contains:
- the speD gene encoding adenosylmethionine decarboxylase, with translation MSEAYRGHHLIADLHEAAHLTDVAHIERCLIDAAAAAGATLLDVRLHSFGPGQGVTGMAMLAESHISIHTWPEYGSACVDLFLCGRRHDLDAALDTIVARLEARVAKRTLLTRDLGS, from the coding sequence GTGAGCGAAGCGTATCGCGGCCATCACTTGATCGCCGACCTGCATGAGGCGGCGCATCTGACCGACGTCGCGCATATCGAGCGCTGCCTGATCGACGCCGCCGCCGCGGCCGGCGCGACCCTGCTCGACGTGCGGCTCCACAGCTTCGGCCCCGGCCAGGGCGTGACCGGCATGGCGATGCTCGCAGAATCGCACATCTCGATCCACACCTGGCCCGAATATGGCAGTGCGTGCGTCGATCTTTTCCTGTGCGGGCGCCGCCACGACCTCGACGCCGCGCTCGATACGATCGTCGCGCGGCTGGAAGCGCGGGTGGCCAAACGCACGCTGCTGACGCGGGATCTGGGGAGCTAA
- a CDS encoding DUF2339 domain-containing protein: MTLFTLLLALGVAAAFFVVLRRLTVVEQELRRVESLVERLEDRQTRMTAQPVSAAADSAPQEAPGIAEPFREEVRTPARVVAAERIRARAADALPAPIRTAPVEAPPRPPLNLESLIGGRLPIWIGGAALVLAGFFLVRYSIESGLLGPGTRTFLAALFGVALIAASEAARRFPATAEDPRVAQVLAGAGIASLYGTLYMAAALYHLIAPLTAFVLVVLVTAAAMGLALRHGPPTAVMALIGGFVAPLVAGFDAAGIAPLLVYLALFISALFGLAIHRGWGWLALAASIAGFGWINFLIFALAGREADLSAVGAFTMLLAACASAALPATGTRNPLLRLAPLVAGFVQLLALAPSLDFGALAWSFYLVLAAAALFLSWRQAIYLPAALAALGFLLALEVLALLQPERAATPIAALIATLLFAVPGHVLAARGRGWAALALGGTAGPLLVAQLCAPSLLAAEIWGLLDLLAAAGAGHLAWRHKRETDDPILTAASLFAGLLAAWGLAQFLPDAWLGVPLALVLLGLAAWARLAKAPSLFVLPALPYLAALVAAAMPLAGLIELISTSLAGDRLPWLRIPPLPDLFRALALPTAALLGAMLDPRQLGRARRFVGSVAIGVGILLIYALAKQALAIGAPERFFALGFVERLLLTQACLASGWYLLRSGRLPSLAVVLFGLGLVRLIWFDLLLLNPAIVPQQVGPFPLLNAATLHAALAAFWLWTLHKAPAVRAGAALLTIAAALVAVRQATHGTVLTGPISTLENGGYSAVLLGVALFWLWRGITASVYDLRIAGLALLTLVTFKVFLVDAAALDGVLRILSFLALGVVLIGISWAYSRFLARPAPPVAGEAP; the protein is encoded by the coding sequence GTGACGCTCTTCACGCTCCTGCTCGCCCTTGGTGTCGCCGCGGCCTTCTTCGTGGTCCTGCGGCGCCTGACTGTTGTGGAACAGGAGTTGCGCCGCGTCGAGTCACTCGTCGAGCGGCTCGAAGATCGCCAAACACGGATGACTGCGCAACCGGTTTCCGCCGCAGCCGATAGCGCTCCTCAGGAGGCACCCGGCATCGCCGAGCCTTTTCGCGAGGAAGTCCGGACGCCGGCACGCGTCGTCGCGGCCGAGCGTATCCGCGCCCGCGCTGCCGATGCCCTGCCGGCGCCGATACGGACTGCCCCGGTCGAGGCGCCGCCGCGCCCGCCGCTCAATCTCGAATCGCTGATCGGCGGACGGCTGCCGATCTGGATCGGCGGCGCCGCGCTGGTCCTCGCCGGCTTCTTCCTCGTGCGCTATTCGATCGAGAGCGGGCTGCTCGGCCCTGGCACGCGCACCTTCCTCGCCGCCTTGTTCGGCGTCGCGCTGATCGCCGCCAGCGAAGCCGCGCGCCGCTTCCCCGCCACGGCAGAAGATCCGCGCGTGGCGCAGGTGCTTGCCGGCGCCGGCATCGCCAGCCTCTATGGCACGCTCTACATGGCGGCGGCGCTCTATCATTTGATCGCGCCGCTTACTGCCTTCGTCTTGGTCGTGTTGGTCACCGCCGCGGCGATGGGGCTGGCGCTGCGCCATGGTCCGCCCACCGCAGTGATGGCGCTGATCGGCGGGTTCGTCGCGCCGCTCGTCGCCGGGTTCGACGCCGCGGGGATCGCGCCGCTGCTCGTCTATCTGGCGCTGTTCATCTCTGCGCTGTTCGGGCTGGCGATCCATCGCGGCTGGGGCTGGCTGGCGCTCGCCGCGAGCATCGCCGGGTTCGGCTGGATCAACTTCCTGATCTTTGCGCTGGCCGGGCGCGAAGCGGATTTGTCGGCGGTCGGCGCATTCACGATGCTGCTCGCCGCCTGCGCCAGCGCGGCGTTGCCCGCCACCGGCACGCGCAATCCGTTGTTGCGGCTCGCCCCACTGGTCGCCGGGTTCGTCCAGCTGCTGGCGCTGGCGCCGTCGCTTGATTTCGGCGCGCTCGCCTGGAGCTTCTACCTAGTGCTCGCCGCTGCGGCGCTGTTCCTGTCATGGCGCCAGGCGATCTACTTGCCCGCCGCGCTGGCCGCGCTGGGCTTCCTGCTGGCGCTCGAAGTGCTGGCGCTGCTCCAACCCGAACGCGCCGCCACGCCGATCGCGGCGCTGATCGCGACGTTGCTGTTCGCCGTGCCCGGCCATGTGCTCGCGGCGCGCGGACGCGGCTGGGCGGCGCTTGCGCTGGGCGGCACCGCGGGACCGCTGCTGGTCGCGCAGCTCTGTGCGCCGTCGCTGCTCGCGGCGGAGATCTGGGGCTTGCTGGACCTGCTCGCGGCTGCGGGCGCTGGACATCTCGCCTGGCGGCACAAGCGCGAGACCGACGATCCGATCCTGACCGCGGCGAGCCTGTTCGCCGGTCTGCTCGCGGCATGGGGGCTCGCGCAGTTCCTGCCCGATGCCTGGCTCGGCGTGCCGCTTGCGCTGGTCCTGCTCGGCCTTGCCGCCTGGGCGCGGCTGGCAAAGGCGCCTTCGCTGTTCGTACTCCCGGCGCTGCCATACCTTGCCGCGCTCGTCGCTGCCGCAATGCCGCTGGCCGGGCTGATCGAATTGATCTCGACGTCGCTGGCAGGGGACCGGCTGCCCTGGCTGCGCATCCCGCCGCTGCCAGACCTGTTCCGCGCGCTGGCGCTGCCGACCGCGGCGCTGCTCGGAGCAATGCTCGATCCGCGCCAGCTTGGTCGCGCGCGGCGCTTCGTCGGCAGCGTCGCAATCGGCGTGGGCATCCTGCTGATCTATGCGCTCGCCAAGCAGGCGCTCGCGATCGGCGCGCCCGAGCGCTTCTTCGCGCTGGGCTTTGTCGAGCGCTTGCTGCTCACCCAGGCATGTCTTGCTTCGGGCTGGTATCTGCTGCGCAGCGGCCGCTTGCCGTCGCTCGCGGTGGTGCTGTTCGGGCTCGGACTGGTGCGGCTGATATGGTTCGATCTGCTGCTGCTCAACCCCGCGATCGTGCCGCAACAGGTCGGGCCGTTCCCGTTGCTCAATGCGGCGACGCTCCACGCCGCGCTGGCCGCCTTCTGGCTGTGGACGCTGCACAAGGCGCCCGCGGTGCGCGCCGGCGCGGCATTGCTCACCATCGCGGCAGCGCTGGTCGCGGTGCGCCAGGCGACGCATGGGACGGTGCTCACCGGGCCGATCAGCACCTTGGAGAATGGCGGCTATTCGGCGGTTCTGCTCGGCGTGGCGCTGTTCTGGCTGTGGCGCGGGATCACCGCGAGCGTCTATGACCTGCGCATCGCCGGGCTTGCGCTGTTGACGCTGGTGACGTTCAAGGTGTTCCTGGTCGACGCCGCCGCGCTCGACGGGGTGCTGCGCATCCTGTCGTTCCTTGCATTGGGCGTGGTGCTGATCGGGATCAGCTGGGCCTATAGCCGATTCCTGGCGCGGCCTGCGCCGCCGGTGGCTGGGGAAGCTCCCTAA
- a CDS encoding glutathione S-transferase family protein has product MIVFGSTLSPYVRKCMVFGAEKGLELELQPAGLGRGGPDFQAASPFGKMPGFKDDDFLISDSSAIVTYLEAKFPEPNLIPLEPRARARTIWYDEMADTVMMAAGGAIFGNRFVLPRVLKQECDHAAADTAEHDLLPSLCDYLENVIPASGFLVEDRLTLADIAVASPFATLGCIGVKADPSRHPRTAAYVEAILARPSFAAIIAKDQAMVSAMGGPVTAKQAA; this is encoded by the coding sequence ATGATCGTATTTGGTTCGACGCTGTCGCCTTACGTTCGCAAATGCATGGTGTTCGGCGCCGAAAAAGGGCTCGAACTCGAACTTCAGCCCGCCGGCCTCGGCCGCGGCGGGCCCGATTTCCAGGCGGCCAGCCCGTTTGGCAAGATGCCCGGCTTCAAGGATGACGATTTCCTGATCTCCGATTCGAGTGCGATCGTCACCTATCTCGAGGCCAAGTTTCCCGAGCCCAATCTCATCCCGCTCGAGCCGCGCGCGCGAGCGCGAACGATCTGGTATGACGAGATGGCCGATACGGTGATGATGGCGGCGGGCGGCGCGATCTTCGGCAATCGCTTCGTGCTGCCGCGCGTGCTCAAGCAGGAATGCGACCATGCCGCGGCCGATACCGCCGAGCATGATCTGCTGCCGTCGCTATGCGATTATCTGGAGAACGTCATCCCGGCGAGCGGCTTCCTGGTCGAGGATCGGCTGACCCTGGCGGACATCGCCGTGGCGAGCCCGTTCGCGACTCTGGGCTGCATCGGCGTCAAGGCCGACCCCAGCCGGCACCCGCGCACTGCCGCCTATGTCGAGGCGATATTGGCGCGGCCGAGCTTCGCGGCGATCATCGCCAAGGACCAGGCAATGGTTTCGGCGATGGGCGGCCCGGTAACCGCGAAGCAGGCCGCCTGA
- the dapF gene encoding diaminopimelate epimerase has protein sequence MRFAFTKCHGSGNDFPLIDARDLALDDADWARVAQALADRSGPVGGDGLLLLVNGDSDHAFGMRMFNSDGSEAETCLNGLRCVARAGFEALGVDTAHVKLKTSSAAVAREAELAPGVVTVRTTVGPASTELADVGLRGPLSELPSDRSFTAVAMPNPHLVTFVDAVDEGELVALGEYCEGAPALIPGRANVSFVALRGPDLFVRTFERGVGLTDSCGSAMAASVLAASLTGHVPIDADIRVFNKGGLVRGRAGADRVVTISGNATFVYDAHIDIDLARGRADALEILARRDGEVAAWDAAVAALG, from the coding sequence ATGCGGTTTGCCTTCACCAAATGCCATGGCTCGGGAAATGATTTCCCGCTGATCGACGCACGCGACCTCGCGCTGGACGACGCCGATTGGGCGCGCGTTGCGCAGGCGCTCGCCGACCGTAGCGGCCCGGTGGGCGGCGACGGACTGCTGCTGCTCGTCAACGGTGACAGCGACCATGCCTTCGGAATGCGGATGTTCAATTCGGACGGGTCCGAGGCGGAGACCTGCCTCAATGGCCTGCGCTGCGTGGCGCGCGCAGGATTCGAGGCGCTGGGCGTGGATACCGCGCACGTGAAGCTCAAGACGAGCTCGGCCGCAGTCGCACGCGAAGCCGAGCTTGCGCCGGGCGTCGTCACGGTGCGCACGACAGTTGGCCCCGCCTCGACCGAGCTGGCCGATGTCGGGCTGCGCGGGCCGCTGTCCGAGCTGCCGAGCGACCGCAGCTTTACGGCGGTGGCGATGCCCAACCCGCATCTCGTCACCTTCGTCGATGCCGTCGACGAAGGTGAGCTGGTGGCACTCGGCGAATATTGCGAGGGCGCCCCCGCGCTGATCCCCGGCCGCGCCAACGTCTCCTTCGTCGCGCTGCGCGGCCCCGACCTGTTCGTCCGCACCTTCGAACGCGGCGTCGGGCTGACCGACAGCTGCGGGAGCGCGATGGCCGCATCGGTGCTCGCCGCGTCGCTCACCGGCCACGTGCCGATCGACGCCGACATCCGCGTGTTCAACAAGGGCGGGCTGGTCCGCGGCCGCGCCGGCGCCGACCGCGTCGTGACGATCAGCGGCAACGCGACCTTCGTGTACGACGCGCATATCGACATCGACCTCGCGCGCGGCCGCGCCGATGCGCTCGAGATCCTCGCCCGGCGCGACGGCGAAGTCGCAGCCTGGGATGCCGCGGTCGCCGCGCTCGGCTGA
- a CDS encoding DUF4861 family protein, with protein MSWVRSLAVAALVALPLSLAAQDSPQAPLPRIDKPLPPAPDRTARASVMLADYRYDDLLWENDRTAHRIYGHALEAYEPPSGSGIDSWGKNVAWPFMDRQLRSGDQHGFHGEGLDNYNVGTGRGAGGLGIWLDNKLWTSRNFIAHRILSKGPATADFEVDYAPWPVDVNRRVWETRRFTLPTGTHFTRMVSTIRSDKSGPLVVGIGIGRKPTGAEGELTVDKARGLLSWWGPEVGDHGRMAIALRFDPAMLVDVVKDADNHIALLRITPGKPFVYYSGSAWSLGNGSFRVRADWDRYAAAERVTFAAR; from the coding sequence ATGTCGTGGGTCCGTTCGCTTGCCGTCGCCGCGCTGGTGGCGCTTCCGCTCTCGCTTGCCGCTCAGGACTCGCCGCAGGCCCCGCTTCCCAGGATCGACAAGCCCCTGCCGCCTGCCCCCGATCGCACGGCGCGGGCAAGCGTAATGCTCGCCGACTATCGCTATGACGACCTGCTCTGGGAAAATGACCGCACCGCGCATCGCATCTACGGCCATGCCCTCGAAGCCTATGAGCCCCCCTCGGGCTCGGGGATCGACAGCTGGGGCAAGAACGTCGCCTGGCCGTTCATGGACCGCCAGCTCAGGAGCGGCGACCAGCATGGCTTCCACGGCGAGGGCCTCGACAATTACAATGTCGGCACCGGGCGCGGCGCCGGCGGCCTGGGCATCTGGCTCGACAACAAGCTGTGGACGTCGCGCAACTTCATCGCGCACCGCATCCTCAGCAAGGGCCCCGCCACCGCCGATTTCGAAGTCGATTACGCCCCCTGGCCGGTCGATGTGAACCGGCGCGTCTGGGAGACGCGGCGCTTCACCCTGCCCACCGGCACCCATTTCACCCGAATGGTATCGACGATCCGCTCGGACAAGTCGGGACCTTTGGTCGTCGGGATCGGCATCGGCCGCAAGCCCACCGGCGCAGAGGGCGAGCTGACCGTCGACAAGGCGCGCGGACTGCTTTCCTGGTGGGGTCCGGAAGTGGGCGACCACGGCCGAATGGCTATCGCGCTCCGCTTCGATCCCGCGATGCTGGTCGATGTGGTCAAGGATGCCGACAACCATATCGCGCTGCTGCGCATCACGCCGGGCAAGCCCTTCGTCTATTATTCCGGCTCGGCATGGAGCCTCGGCAATGGCAGCTTCCGCGTGCGCGCCGACTGGGATCGCTATGCCGCAGCGGAACGCGTGACCTTCGCGGCCCGCTAA
- a CDS encoding PilZ domain-containing protein, with product MQATDKHGAQMRGAPRIKVFQPAVLRCGAGAPKRVHLLNVSTGGALVYGDSPPNVGTQVQLACGISLGSARVQWSSGRRFGVAFARPIGPAEIEAIVSLQDDLIEVIPPAAIPAR from the coding sequence GTGCAGGCCACCGACAAGCATGGCGCACAGATGCGCGGGGCGCCCCGCATCAAGGTGTTCCAGCCCGCCGTTCTGCGGTGCGGCGCGGGCGCGCCCAAGCGAGTCCACCTGCTCAATGTCTCCACTGGCGGCGCCTTGGTCTATGGCGACAGCCCGCCCAACGTCGGCACGCAGGTCCAGCTGGCATGCGGGATTTCGCTGGGATCGGCGCGCGTCCAGTGGAGCAGCGGACGGCGGTTCGGCGTGGCGTTCGCCAGGCCGATCGGTCCGGCCGAAATCGAGGCGATCGTCAGCCTGCAGGACGATCTGATCGAAGTGATCCCGCCCGCGGCGATACCGGCACGCTGA
- a CDS encoding DUF6456 domain-containing protein → MRELAEREILDGVVAGGVARRGRRTVTVNLAESPLSWLRSRGHVDARQFEAGERLRTDYETASLGPSVTMRWDTSPRAGGRRGPPEVLDPTLAHIAAKRRFDGAMGAAGRGLADVLWRVVCAGEGLVMAEKALGWPSRAGKLVLGLALDRLADHYRLP, encoded by the coding sequence ATGCGCGAGCTGGCAGAGCGGGAAATCCTGGACGGCGTGGTGGCTGGCGGCGTCGCGCGGCGGGGACGGCGAACCGTGACGGTCAATCTCGCCGAATCGCCGCTGAGCTGGCTGCGATCGCGGGGGCATGTCGATGCGCGCCAGTTCGAAGCGGGCGAGCGGCTCCGCACCGATTACGAGACGGCGTCGCTGGGGCCGAGCGTGACGATGCGCTGGGACACTAGCCCGCGTGCCGGCGGCCGCCGGGGGCCGCCCGAGGTGCTGGATCCGACGCTCGCGCATATCGCCGCCAAGCGCCGGTTCGATGGGGCAATGGGCGCGGCGGGGCGGGGACTTGCCGACGTGCTGTGGCGAGTAGTGTGCGCGGGCGAGGGGCTCGTCATGGCCGAAAAGGCGCTGGGCTGGCCGAGCCGCGCCGGAAAACTGGTGCTCGGCCTCGCGCTCGATCGGCTCGCGGACCATTATCGGCTGCCCTGA
- a CDS encoding helix-turn-helix domain-containing protein — translation MITAIREVRRAKGLTLDEVAQRCDPPTTAQTIGRLETGTRTVSVGWLNRIANALGVDAADLVRMPDRPEIAVAAILDGSGAQAPRRPASVVPPRGEPGLVAVTVGGGIGDYRAGDEIWCERLGPEAYARALNRDVLVPRPAGRFLFGRLIGREGDKLHLLPLGAGARQQVVTDPPWIACAVRLVRAL, via the coding sequence ATGATCACGGCCATCCGCGAGGTTCGTCGCGCCAAGGGTCTCACGCTCGACGAAGTTGCCCAGCGCTGCGATCCGCCAACCACCGCGCAGACGATCGGGCGACTGGAGACCGGCACGCGTACCGTATCGGTGGGCTGGCTGAACCGCATCGCCAACGCGCTCGGCGTCGATGCCGCGGACTTGGTTCGCATGCCCGATCGCCCCGAAATCGCCGTCGCGGCGATCCTCGACGGCAGCGGCGCGCAGGCACCGCGGCGCCCGGCCTCGGTCGTGCCCCCGCGGGGCGAGCCCGGCCTGGTCGCAGTCACTGTCGGCGGCGGGATCGGCGATTATCGCGCGGGCGACGAGATCTGGTGCGAGCGGCTCGGCCCGGAGGCGTATGCCCGCGCGCTCAACCGCGACGTGCTGGTGCCGCGCCCCGCCGGACGCTTCCTGTTCGGCCGGCTGATCGGACGCGAGGGCGACAAGCTCCACTTGCTGCCGCTCGGCGCCGGCGCACGCCAGCAGGTGGTCACCGATCCGCCCTGGATCGCCTGTGCGGTACGGTTGGTCCGCGCACTCTAG
- a CDS encoding PadR family transcriptional regulator gives MRALLDSLSVQRQQWRHGYDLMKETGLSSGTLYPLLMRMTDQGLVEAEWHEPAQPGRPARHAYRLTAEGFALALQGADDRSAFPSGGALI, from the coding sequence ATGCGTGCCCTTCTCGATTCGCTGTCCGTGCAGCGGCAGCAATGGCGACACGGCTATGATTTGATGAAGGAGACCGGTCTCTCTTCCGGGACACTCTACCCCTTGCTGATGCGGATGACCGATCAGGGCCTTGTCGAGGCCGAGTGGCACGAGCCGGCGCAGCCGGGGCGGCCAGCCCGTCACGCCTATCGATTGACCGCGGAAGGCTTTGCGCTCGCGTTGCAGGGGGCCGATGACCGCAGTGCCTTCCCTTCCGGAGGGGCGCTCATATGA
- a CDS encoding winged helix DNA-binding protein yields the protein MARLTMLHEGPEGYASAGPVALVIADSAEAAAEAVEALTLAGCTARQPVGFAQASTDLSNYDGLDLICIEAAAVPDALLDIVLARADTMARERALGIVATVLPEQIDAVAAQLLGPRTQILCRPARAERVSAIAGAKWHARGVMDDVNRETESVRLRRLNEEVARIAETLARLTRSDEPETRAGVRDRNNGYRGPEAGPPIEIAAAEIRSVIRARRMRAQFFADELFADPAWDMLLDLFAAQLERRQVSVSSLCIAAAVPPTTALRWIGTLHEAGLFERQADPADRRRAYIGLSPKGLEGMRSYASAVKRAGLGLV from the coding sequence ATGGCGAGACTGACCATGTTGCACGAAGGTCCCGAAGGCTATGCCAGCGCCGGCCCGGTCGCGCTGGTCATCGCTGACAGCGCCGAAGCCGCCGCGGAGGCCGTCGAGGCGCTGACGCTGGCGGGGTGCACCGCCCGCCAGCCGGTGGGCTTCGCCCAAGCCTCGACCGACCTGAGCAATTATGACGGGCTCGACCTGATCTGCATCGAAGCGGCGGCCGTTCCCGATGCGCTGCTCGATATCGTGCTGGCGCGTGCCGACACGATGGCGCGGGAACGGGCGCTCGGCATCGTCGCGACGGTGCTTCCCGAACAGATCGACGCCGTTGCCGCGCAACTGCTCGGGCCGCGTACGCAGATCCTCTGCCGCCCCGCCCGCGCCGAGCGAGTCAGCGCGATCGCCGGCGCCAAATGGCATGCCCGCGGCGTGATGGACGACGTCAACCGCGAGACCGAGTCGGTCCGTCTGCGCCGGCTGAACGAGGAAGTCGCGCGGATCGCCGAGACGCTTGCCCGGCTGACTCGCAGTGACGAACCCGAAACTCGCGCCGGGGTGCGCGACCGCAACAACGGCTATCGCGGACCGGAGGCCGGGCCGCCGATCGAGATTGCCGCGGCGGAAATCCGGTCGGTGATCCGCGCGCGGCGGATGCGCGCGCAATTCTTCGCCGACGAACTGTTCGCCGATCCCGCCTGGGACATGCTGCTCGACTTGTTCGCCGCGCAGCTCGAGCGGCGCCAGGTATCGGTATCGAGCCTGTGCATCGCCGCCGCGGTCCCGCCGACCACTGCGCTGCGCTGGATCGGCACGCTCCACGAAGCCGGGCTGTTCGAGCGCCAGGCTGATCCGGCCGATCGCAGGCGCGCCTATATCGGGCTCAGCCCCAAGGGGCTGGAGGGAATGCGCAGCTATGCGAGTGCGGTGAAACGGGCGGGGTTGGGGCTCGTTTGA
- a CDS encoding NAD(P)(+) transhydrogenase (Re/Si-specific) subunit beta, with protein sequence MEHAVAVSPWVSLAYLVAGVCFILALRGLSSPVTSQRGNRFGMIGMGVAVVTTLVTHVPLGGLSGAHAPAIAFGGDFVDVVTLGQILIAIAIGAIIGIVTARRIAMTAMPQLVAAFHSLVGLAAVLVAAAAFLNPLAFGIAQVIRPIYGPDLVNILPVSRIEMALGVAIGAITFSGSVIAFLKLNGNMSGKPIMLPGRHVINLGLLAGILGLIAYFVTDQSPWVFWTITVLSFVIGFLLIVPIGGADMPVVVSMLNSYSGWAAAAMGFTLHNTAMIVTGALVGSSGAILSYIMCRAMNRSFISVIAGGFGGDSSGGAAAAATDRPWKRGSAEDAAFLMQQAEQVIIVPGYGMAVAQAQHALREMGDKLKEHGVRVKYAIHPVAGRMPGHMNVLLAEANVPYDEVFELEDINSEFAQTDVAFVIGANDVTNPAAKTDKSSPIYGMPVLDVEKAKTVLFIKRSMGGVGYAGVDNELFYRDNTMMLLADAKKMVEEIVKSLD encoded by the coding sequence ATGGAACATGCCGTCGCAGTGAGCCCCTGGGTGTCGCTGGCCTATCTGGTCGCGGGCGTCTGCTTCATCCTAGCGCTGCGCGGGCTTTCGAGCCCCGTCACCAGCCAGCGCGGCAATCGTTTCGGCATGATCGGCATGGGCGTAGCGGTGGTGACGACGCTGGTGACGCATGTGCCGCTCGGCGGCCTGAGCGGCGCCCATGCGCCCGCCATCGCTTTTGGCGGGGATTTCGTTGACGTCGTCACGTTGGGACAAATCCTGATCGCGATCGCCATCGGTGCCATCATCGGCATCGTCACCGCGCGCCGCATCGCGATGACGGCGATGCCGCAGCTCGTCGCAGCATTTCACTCGCTGGTCGGGCTTGCGGCGGTGCTCGTCGCGGCGGCGGCGTTTCTCAACCCGCTGGCGTTCGGCATCGCGCAGGTGATCCGGCCGATCTACGGGCCGGACCTGGTCAACATCCTGCCAGTCAGCCGGATCGAGATGGCGCTGGGCGTCGCGATCGGCGCAATCACCTTCTCGGGATCGGTCATCGCGTTTCTCAAGCTCAACGGCAATATGAGCGGCAAGCCGATCATGCTGCCCGGCCGCCACGTCATCAATCTTGGGCTGCTTGCCGGCATCCTCGGGCTGATCGCCTATTTTGTCACCGATCAGAGCCCGTGGGTGTTCTGGACGATCACCGTGCTGAGCTTTGTGATCGGATTCCTGCTGATCGTGCCGATCGGTGGGGCGGACATGCCGGTCGTCGTGTCGATGCTCAACTCCTATTCGGGCTGGGCGGCGGCGGCGATGGGGTTCACGCTCCACAACACTGCGATGATCGTCACCGGCGCGCTGGTCGGAAGCTCGGGCGCGATCCTGAGCTACATCATGTGCCGCGCGATGAACCGCAGCTTCATCAGCGTGATCGCCGGCGGCTTCGGCGGCGACAGCAGCGGCGGCGCCGCAGCGGCGGCGACCGATCGGCCATGGAAGCGCGGCTCGGCAGAAGACGCCGCGTTCCTGATGCAACAGGCCGAGCAGGTCATCATCGTCCCCGGCTACGGCATGGCAGTCGCGCAGGCACAGCACGCGCTGCGCGAGATGGGCGACAAGCTCAAGGAACATGGCGTCCGGGTGAAATACGCGATCCATCCGGTCGCGGGACGCATGCCCGGGCACATGAACGTGCTGCTGGCCGAGGCCAATGTGCCGTATGACGAAGTGTTCGAGCTGGAGGACATCAACAGCGAGTTCGCGCAGACCGACGTCGCTTTCGTGATCGGCGCCAACGACGTCACCAATCCCGCCGCGAAGACCGACAAGAGCTCGCCGATCTACGGCATGCCGGTGCTCGATGTCGAAAAGGCCAAGACGGTATTGTTCATCAAGCGATCGATGGGCGGCGTCGGCTATGCAGGCGTAGACAATGAACTGTTTTACCGCGACAATACCATGATGCTTCTGGCGGACGCCAAGAAGATGGTCGAAGAGATCGTCAAGTCGCTGGACTAG
- a CDS encoding proton-translocating transhydrogenase family protein, producing MDFISILSIFVLACFVGYYVVWSVTPALHTPLMAVTNAISSVIIVGALIASAAVGLGSGGAASKWLGLLAVVLASVNIFGGFAVTARMLAMYKKKVR from the coding sequence ATGGACTTCATCTCGATCCTGTCGATCTTCGTGTTGGCCTGTTTCGTCGGCTATTATGTCGTGTGGTCGGTCACGCCGGCGCTGCATACGCCGCTGATGGCGGTGACCAATGCGATTTCCTCGGTGATCATCGTCGGCGCGCTGATCGCGTCGGCGGCGGTCGGGCTGGGTAGCGGCGGCGCGGCGTCCAAATGGCTGGGGCTGCTCGCGGTGGTGCTGGCGAGCGTCAACATCTTCGGCGGGTTCGCCGTGACCGCTCGAATGCTGGCGATGTACAAGAAGAAGGTGCGCTGA